From a single Phalacrocorax aristotelis chromosome 1, bGulAri2.1, whole genome shotgun sequence genomic region:
- the SAP18 gene encoding histone deacetylase complex subunit SAP18, translating to MAVESRVTQEEIKKEPEKPIDREKTCPLLLRVFTTNNGRHHRMDEFSRGNVPSSELQIYTWMDATLKELTSLVKEVYPEARKKGTHFNFAIVFTDLKRPGYRVKEIGSTMSGRKGTDDSMTLQSQKFQIGDYLDIAITPPNRAPPPSSRMRPY from the exons ATGGCGGTGGAGTCGCGCGTCACGCAGGAGGAGATCAAGAAGGAGCCGGAGAAGCCGATCGACCGGGAGAAG ACGTGCCCGCTGCTGCTTCGCGTCTTCACCACCAACAACGGACGGCACCACCGCATGGACGAGTTCTCCCGCGGCAACGTGCCCTCCAGCGAGCTGCAGATCTACACCTG GATGGATGCGACTCTGAAGGAGCTGACCAGCTTAGTGAAAGAAGTCTACCCAGAAGCACGGAAGAAGGGGACGCACTTCAATTTTGCGATTGTTTTTACAGATCTCAAGAGGCCTGGATATAG GGTGAAGGAGATCGGCAGTACCATGTCGGGCAGGAAGGGCACAGATGATTCCATGACATTGCAGTCTCAGAAATTCCAGATAGGAGACTACTTGGATATAGCAATCACTCCTCCAAATCGTGCACCGCCCCCATCAAGCCGCATGAGACCGTACTAA